In Fluviispira sanaruensis, a genomic segment contains:
- the pnp gene encoding polyribonucleotide nucleotidyltransferase → MFKITEKSVKIGDDQIHIETGRIARQAGGAVLITCGGTQVLVSATAAKQAQATASFFPLSVDYIEKFYSAGRIPGGYIKRETRPSDREILTSRLIDRPIRPLFPETYLVETQVIATVVSLDPKVSPAQLAILGASCALHISDIPFAGPVAGVRVGYKNGKYLINPPEAELPESDLDLVVAGTSEAILMVEAAVNFLSEEQVLEAIEIGHKEIKKLCAVQEEIRSICGKEKRAVPSAPENADMKATLAKKYAKPLRDAYAIAGKAERKSEIDKIKQEAKASLVEEGNAESEKAFSYLFEMQEYKTLRTSIIKDNRRVDGRSTKDIRNIDCQTSVLKRTHGSALFTRGETQSLGVVTLGTSDDAQRSESIMNVLEEKTFMLHYNMPGYSVGEVKRLGSPARREVGHGNLAERALKAALPARNRFPYSIRIVSEITESNGSSSMASVCSGTLSMLDAGVPLKEPIAGIAMGLILEGKEFAILSDILGDEDHLGDMDFKVAGSKSGITALQMDIKIEGISMEILRQALAQAKEGRTHILDRMLHTIARPNDLSQLAPRIEQIKIKPERVRDLIGPGGKNIKKIVADTGCKLEVNDEGIVSVASTDGTAAAKAKRMINYLTTDPEIGEIYLGIVKKTADFGAFVEIKPGIEGLVHISQLAATRVNKTEEVVKEGDEIMVKVIELDRTGRIKLSRKDAIGKTPSNEGTRPWVL, encoded by the coding sequence ATGTTCAAAATTACAGAAAAGTCCGTCAAAATTGGCGACGACCAAATCCACATTGAAACAGGTCGAATTGCTCGCCAAGCTGGCGGAGCTGTTCTTATCACTTGCGGTGGTACGCAAGTTCTTGTCTCCGCAACTGCAGCAAAACAGGCGCAGGCAACGGCTTCATTCTTCCCTTTATCAGTAGATTATATTGAAAAGTTTTATTCTGCTGGGCGTATTCCAGGTGGGTATATTAAGAGAGAAACAAGACCATCTGACCGTGAAATCCTAACAAGCCGTCTGATTGACCGCCCTATTCGGCCTCTTTTTCCAGAAACTTATCTTGTTGAAACACAGGTTATTGCCACCGTTGTCTCCCTCGATCCTAAAGTTTCCCCAGCACAACTCGCTATTCTCGGCGCAAGCTGCGCTCTGCATATATCAGACATCCCTTTTGCGGGACCAGTGGCAGGAGTGCGCGTTGGTTATAAAAATGGTAAATACTTAATTAACCCACCTGAAGCTGAACTGCCAGAAAGCGATCTCGACCTTGTTGTTGCTGGTACAAGTGAAGCCATTTTAATGGTTGAAGCCGCAGTAAACTTCCTCTCAGAAGAACAAGTTCTTGAAGCAATCGAAATCGGTCACAAAGAAATTAAAAAACTTTGTGCTGTACAAGAAGAAATCCGTTCAATTTGCGGAAAAGAGAAAAGAGCTGTGCCAAGCGCGCCAGAAAATGCTGATATGAAAGCAACTCTCGCTAAAAAATATGCAAAACCACTCCGTGATGCATACGCCATTGCAGGAAAAGCTGAACGTAAAAGCGAAATAGACAAAATCAAGCAAGAAGCAAAAGCCTCTCTTGTTGAAGAAGGCAATGCTGAATCTGAAAAAGCATTTAGTTACCTTTTCGAAATGCAAGAATATAAAACTTTGCGCACAAGTATTATTAAAGACAACAGACGTGTTGATGGGCGTTCAACAAAAGACATTCGTAATATCGATTGTCAAACAAGCGTTTTAAAAAGAACGCATGGTTCTGCTCTCTTTACCCGTGGTGAAACACAATCCCTCGGCGTTGTTACCTTAGGTACCAGCGATGATGCACAAAGAAGTGAATCCATCATGAATGTTCTAGAAGAAAAAACTTTCATGCTCCATTACAATATGCCGGGTTATTCCGTAGGTGAGGTCAAACGCTTAGGCTCTCCAGCTCGCCGTGAAGTGGGACATGGAAACTTAGCAGAAAGAGCACTTAAAGCAGCACTTCCTGCACGCAATCGCTTTCCATATTCTATTCGCATTGTTTCCGAAATCACAGAAAGCAATGGTTCGAGCTCAATGGCATCCGTTTGTTCAGGCACTCTTTCCATGCTCGACGCTGGTGTTCCTTTAAAAGAGCCAATTGCAGGTATTGCGATGGGACTTATTTTAGAAGGTAAAGAGTTTGCAATCCTTTCTGATATTTTAGGTGATGAAGACCACCTAGGAGATATGGATTTTAAAGTTGCTGGAAGTAAATCAGGAATCACAGCTTTGCAAATGGATATTAAAATCGAAGGAATTTCAATGGAAATTCTTAGACAAGCTCTTGCGCAAGCTAAAGAAGGCCGTACACATATTCTTGACAGAATGCTCCACACAATTGCGCGTCCAAACGATTTAAGTCAATTGGCACCACGCATTGAACAGATTAAAATTAAGCCTGAAAGAGTGCGTGATCTTATTGGCCCAGGTGGTAAAAATATCAAGAAAATCGTTGCTGACACAGGTTGTAAACTTGAAGTCAACGATGAAGGCATCGTGAGCGTTGCTTCGACCGATGGAACTGCAGCGGCAAAAGCTAAACGCATGATAAACTATCTAACCACGGATCCAGAAATTGGCGAAATCTATCTCGGTATTGTCAAGAAAACGGCTGATTTCGGCGCATTTGTTGAAATTAAACCTGGAATTGAAGGCCTTGTGCATATTTCACAATTGGCTGCAACACGAGTCAATAAAACCGAAGAAGTCGTTAAAGAAGGCGATGAAATCATGGTTAAAGTTATCGAACTCGATAGAACAGGCCGGATTAAATTGAGCCGTAAAGATGCCATTGGCAAAACTCCATCAAATGAAGGAACGCGTCCTTGGGTTTTATAA
- a CDS encoding peptide deformylase: MSLFKVLHYPHVLLRKKGTPITNFSDNFRLFLKNFIATMYEFDGGGLAAPQVGIAKRFFVVDFKAVFESDKFENKENSFKVFDKDNKEIPASFPMVFVNPELVEMTEPIKVNWEGCLSFPNVESFETQRFLNVEIHAQNEFGEKFSVKSTHLYASVCFQHEYDHLDGIMLPDRWNKKSFFEENIILDIKDFENDPKERKRMKKLRVIEAHKLKYDFI; the protein is encoded by the coding sequence ATGTCGTTATTCAAAGTTTTACACTATCCTCATGTTCTTTTACGTAAAAAAGGGACGCCTATTACAAATTTTTCTGATAATTTTCGCTTATTCTTAAAGAACTTTATAGCGACAATGTATGAATTTGATGGCGGTGGACTTGCTGCTCCTCAGGTAGGAATTGCAAAACGTTTTTTTGTTGTAGATTTTAAAGCCGTCTTTGAAAGTGATAAATTTGAAAATAAGGAAAATAGCTTTAAAGTATTTGATAAAGATAACAAAGAAATCCCTGCAAGTTTTCCAATGGTTTTTGTCAATCCAGAGCTTGTCGAAATGACTGAACCAATAAAAGTGAATTGGGAGGGTTGTCTTTCTTTTCCTAATGTAGAATCATTTGAAACTCAGCGTTTTTTAAATGTAGAAATTCATGCACAAAATGAATTTGGTGAAAAATTTTCAGTTAAATCAACACATCTTTATGCAAGCGTTTGTTTTCAGCATGAATACGATCATTTAGATGGGATAATGCTGCCTGATAGATGGAATAAAAAAAGCTTCTTTGAAGAAAATATTATATTAGATATCAAAGATTTTGAAAATGATCCTAAAGAAAGAAAGCGCATGAAAAAATTAAGGGTTATTGAAGCACATAAATTAAAATATGATTTTATTTAG
- a CDS encoding c-type cytochrome, with amino-acid sequence MKQKSTRNNKRKGIPIKVITGIFIVFFFILIAVFMIIPAYFDKSPLGKLFQNSPAPWAITEEEKKNFNYTDKQLLGRNAFIEYCANCHGPSGKGDGPLSVTLRKRAPNFIDPSTKYINGFSKESLLKTIEKGIPKSEMPEFYFLPSETKENIIEFLLHLHENANLY; translated from the coding sequence ATGAAACAAAAATCTACGCGCAATAACAAAAGAAAAGGAATTCCAATCAAAGTAATCACAGGGATATTTATAGTATTCTTTTTCATATTAATTGCAGTATTTATGATTATTCCTGCATATTTTGACAAATCTCCTTTGGGAAAACTTTTTCAAAATTCACCTGCACCCTGGGCAATTACTGAAGAAGAAAAAAAGAATTTTAATTATACTGATAAACAATTGTTAGGAAGAAATGCATTTATTGAATACTGCGCAAACTGTCATGGACCAAGCGGTAAAGGTGATGGCCCTCTCTCGGTTACCTTAAGAAAGAGAGCTCCTAATTTTATCGATCCCTCTACCAAATATATTAATGGTTTTAGCAAAGAAAGTTTATTAAAAACTATAGAGAAAGGCATACCAAAAAGTGAAATGCCTGAATTTTATTTTCTACCAAGTGAAACAAAAGAAAACATTATAGAGTTTCTTTTACATTTGCATGAAAATGCAAATTTATACTAG
- a CDS encoding M23 family metallopeptidase: MLFSKKRKNKLTSQKKLRTSILQSHTVLYISKTTGRTHIYRIPGFFPPLFFILSAMIITVAIAMTVNYLSVRKIALELAQARDDSRGLQSEVDALNSRIHSIQESVNQVTNYSEKIKKVTTRTDDRKPNKNKTQNNPTEQNGIGPLTREEFALRNKITGLKIESLELKSLFDIVQESELKTTKQLNDLKRFLVEAQKNALKLQSIPDISPVRGRLTSIFGWRTSPISGQARIHYGIDVAAPAGSPIYATANGVVTKVNRTEDYGKFIEIQHERKMITRYAHTSAIYVKEGAKVKKGDIIAAVGNTGHSTGPHVHYEIEVSGKRYDPENFIVIW, from the coding sequence GTGCTTTTTTCAAAAAAACGAAAAAATAAACTGACTTCCCAAAAAAAGCTTAGAACTTCCATTTTACAGTCACACACAGTTTTATATATATCTAAAACAACTGGAAGAACTCATATTTATAGAATTCCTGGATTCTTCCCCCCTTTGTTTTTTATCCTCTCAGCCATGATTATAACAGTCGCAATTGCGATGACTGTGAATTACTTATCCGTTAGAAAAATTGCTCTGGAGCTCGCACAGGCTCGGGATGATAGCAGAGGCTTGCAAAGCGAAGTCGATGCACTGAACTCCCGTATTCACAGTATCCAAGAGTCAGTAAATCAAGTTACTAATTACTCAGAGAAAATCAAAAAAGTAACCACAAGAACCGATGACCGAAAACCAAACAAAAATAAAACGCAAAATAATCCAACAGAGCAGAATGGAATAGGTCCATTGACAAGAGAAGAATTCGCCCTGAGGAATAAAATCACAGGCTTAAAAATAGAAAGCTTAGAACTCAAGTCTTTGTTTGACATTGTGCAAGAATCAGAACTCAAAACGACTAAACAACTAAATGATTTAAAAAGATTTTTAGTTGAAGCACAAAAAAATGCTTTAAAGCTTCAATCTATCCCTGATATTTCACCTGTGCGCGGCAGACTCACCTCTATCTTTGGCTGGAGAACAAGCCCTATCTCAGGCCAAGCACGCATTCACTATGGAATCGATGTTGCTGCGCCAGCTGGCTCACCTATATATGCAACGGCAAATGGAGTGGTTACAAAGGTCAATCGCACGGAAGATTATGGGAAATTCATTGAAATTCAACATGAAAGAAAAATGATAACGCGTTACGCTCACACAAGTGCAATTTATGTAAAAGAAGGGGCAAAAGTAAAAAAAGGCGATATAATTGCTGCTGTAGGAAATACGGGGCATAGTACAGGTCCACATGTTCATTATGAAATAGAAGTGAGCGGTAAACGTTATGACCCTGAAAACTTCATTGTTATCTGGTAG
- a CDS encoding LPS-assembly protein LptD, with product MKNILLRFLFVFLSILHLKTHSQSQSDTLQIPNLIYYDANNIIINKNSQSITLNDDATFLIGNSYLSAKKIIFQKNIGLITANGDVKLINSKQKITASNIIIDINTKQMRMDNAKIYSDPSLTELNVSEETLGFSKAEIAFDLAKNTRKKELENELKAMREEYINLKNLYSIKGNKSEDIANKMNDILKHYSRLLARLTRTQYQPNAILASLPEKVRDKLIERRAAVEKFNRENPEISSKITNFTSIKGYVKIAASQIIQKDQDTFILNNAIITPCKCSDLNEPPVYGFSSQNATIELNEYITMRDVSVDLLSIPIFYSPWLKFPIKSKRETGFLLPSGYMSNNAGQEISLPYFITLGPHADSTLTYEYFSQRGSQFSGEFRLRLEENSTLKTEGKFIKDKLNQSNWQSNQSNIAASQIAGATAINDRITNQRYNSYLGTNTENRWFSNNSINIPIEQSFSLKGNAQLISDNSYISDFSDNNININPLASVYGDTSPASRRFLNQEIDAEYYGNNFVLSIRGQGLKDLFADSQANTPLRLPRVEFHLLPDRYFKLPFSFSNETSWENVDRINGTNFISMNQNSSSPQGTSVFYEPNADKSITDPYASGYRLNTSSKIILPLKSNDYINANISVKGTGTQYYFPKSTPYNSSQPFLSYLQYGSHVEIPIYANLKNAYLDSKNISITQNFKPYADFSYIPNVTMSSNFPTTYQLWYAEDNVLSNATLTLGVETSWTIKKENYKLSKAPIARIPERLDIGVGNIQFFYESIKDKNLNLPPDTKEIFQFTSEAEAAKVFDLWAKKELNDYSDKVSSNELKQNYIWPEGNFYQKETLWTMTPLTLSIATGYNLLAERTAEEANQNAGSSVVSIPVQKYTDIIATGKVNLSPFVPIDASLTTSFSQYYQRINSLGFSSNANFPFGLKLSYSNNQQFVLDPNNTDNFIKKTQESYGITYLPFNWLKLNYEWAQNTDPSAPAGTDFSNGRNYASTKNLSLLNIQDCLDLIFAINKPAGVPESSPTYVISMNLKIFGYEKKFDKSDW from the coding sequence GTGAAAAATATACTCTTAAGATTCTTGTTTGTTTTTTTATCAATTCTGCATTTAAAAACACACTCGCAATCACAAAGTGATACTCTGCAAATACCAAATCTAATATATTACGATGCCAATAATATAATAATTAATAAAAATTCTCAAAGTATAACCCTGAATGATGATGCTACATTTCTTATTGGAAATAGTTATTTATCCGCAAAAAAAATCATCTTTCAAAAAAATATTGGGCTTATTACAGCCAATGGTGATGTAAAACTGATAAATAGTAAGCAAAAAATAACTGCCTCAAATATAATAATAGATATTAACACCAAACAAATGCGAATGGATAATGCAAAAATATATTCAGATCCTTCACTTACAGAATTAAATGTAAGCGAAGAAACTCTAGGTTTTAGCAAAGCAGAAATTGCTTTCGATTTAGCTAAAAATACAAGAAAAAAAGAGTTGGAAAATGAATTAAAAGCAATGCGCGAAGAATATATTAACTTAAAAAATTTATATTCTATAAAAGGAAATAAATCTGAAGATATTGCGAATAAAATGAACGACATCTTGAAGCATTATAGTCGTCTTTTAGCGCGACTCACACGAACGCAATATCAACCAAATGCAATTTTAGCTTCACTGCCAGAAAAAGTTCGTGATAAGCTTATCGAAAGAAGGGCGGCAGTTGAAAAATTTAACAGAGAAAATCCTGAAATTTCCAGTAAGATAACAAACTTTACTTCTATTAAAGGCTATGTAAAAATAGCCGCCTCCCAAATTATTCAAAAGGATCAAGATACTTTTATTCTTAATAATGCAATTATAACTCCCTGTAAATGCAGTGATTTAAATGAGCCTCCTGTCTATGGTTTTAGTTCACAAAATGCAACTATTGAGCTGAACGAATATATTACTATGCGTGATGTTTCTGTAGATTTATTATCCATCCCTATTTTTTATTCGCCTTGGTTAAAGTTTCCAATAAAGAGTAAAAGAGAAACGGGATTCTTACTCCCAAGTGGATATATGAGTAATAATGCAGGACAAGAAATCTCTTTACCTTATTTTATCACTCTTGGACCACATGCGGATAGCACTTTGACATATGAGTATTTTAGTCAGAGGGGATCGCAGTTTTCTGGTGAATTTAGACTCCGTCTTGAAGAAAATAGCACATTAAAAACTGAAGGTAAATTTATAAAAGATAAGCTCAACCAATCAAACTGGCAAAGCAATCAGTCTAATATTGCGGCATCCCAAATAGCAGGTGCCACTGCTATAAATGATCGAATTACAAATCAAAGATACAATAGTTATTTGGGCACTAATACGGAAAATAGATGGTTTTCAAATAATTCAATAAATATTCCTATTGAACAATCTTTTTCCTTGAAGGGCAATGCCCAATTAATTAGCGATAATAGCTATATATCCGATTTTTCAGATAACAATATAAATATAAATCCCTTAGCTTCCGTGTATGGAGACACTTCTCCTGCTTCAAGAAGATTTTTAAATCAAGAAATTGATGCAGAGTATTATGGTAATAATTTTGTCCTCTCTATTCGAGGTCAAGGATTAAAAGATTTATTTGCTGACTCACAAGCAAACACTCCCCTTCGACTGCCACGAGTTGAATTTCATCTTTTGCCAGATCGTTACTTTAAGTTACCTTTTTCTTTTAGCAATGAAACTTCTTGGGAAAATGTGGATAGAATAAATGGGACAAATTTTATTTCGATGAATCAGAATAGCTCTTCTCCTCAAGGGACAAGTGTTTTTTATGAACCAAATGCAGATAAGAGTATTACAGATCCTTATGCGAGCGGCTACCGCCTCAATACGTCTTCTAAAATTATATTACCATTAAAATCTAACGATTACATAAATGCAAATATTTCAGTCAAAGGGACAGGTACACAGTATTATTTTCCAAAATCAACTCCGTATAATTCAAGCCAACCATTTTTATCTTATCTTCAATATGGATCACATGTAGAAATTCCTATTTATGCCAATCTAAAAAATGCATACTTAGATTCAAAAAATATTTCTATTACACAAAATTTTAAGCCCTATGCAGATTTTTCTTATATCCCTAACGTAACAATGAGCTCTAATTTTCCTACAACTTATCAGCTTTGGTATGCAGAAGATAATGTATTGAGTAACGCTACATTGACTCTAGGAGTAGAGACTTCATGGACAATAAAAAAAGAAAATTATAAATTATCAAAAGCACCTATTGCCCGCATTCCTGAAAGGCTGGATATAGGCGTTGGTAATATTCAATTTTTTTATGAAAGTATTAAAGATAAAAATTTAAATTTGCCTCCTGACACAAAAGAGATTTTTCAATTTACTTCAGAAGCTGAAGCTGCAAAAGTCTTCGATCTTTGGGCAAAAAAAGAATTAAATGACTATTCAGATAAAGTCAGCTCAAATGAATTAAAACAAAACTATATCTGGCCAGAAGGCAATTTCTATCAAAAAGAAACTCTCTGGACAATGACGCCTTTGACCTTGTCAATTGCAACAGGCTACAACCTTCTTGCAGAAAGAACAGCTGAAGAAGCAAATCAAAATGCTGGAAGCTCTGTTGTTTCTATCCCTGTACAGAAATACACAGATATCATTGCGACAGGAAAAGTTAATTTATCTCCTTTCGTCCCCATTGATGCCTCCCTCACAACCTCATTTAGTCAGTATTACCAAAGAATAAATTCTTTGGGTTTTTCATCTAACGCAAACTTTCCCTTTGGACTCAAACTTTCTTATTCGAATAATCAACAATTTGTGCTTGATCCCAATAATACAGATAATTTTATTAAGAAAACTCAAGAGTCTTATGGAATAACTTATTTACCATTCAATTGGTTAAAATTAAATTATGAATGGGCTCAAAATACAGACCCTTCTGCCCCAGCAGGTACTGATTTTTCAAACGGTCGTAATTATGCTTCGACCAAGAATTTATCTTTATTAAATATTCAGGATTGTCTCGATTTAATATTTGCTATAAACAAACCAGCAGGAGTTCCAGAAAGCAGTCCTACTTATGTAATATCGATGAATTTAAAGATCTTCGGCTATGAAAAAAAATTCGACAAATCTGATTGGTAA
- a CDS encoding bifunctional folylpolyglutamate synthase/dihydrofolate synthase translates to MKYKLPLERKLEVKSSLEPFFQKVRGPIVPGAFRMQKLLTDWLTKGILNIPSILVTGSNGKGTTCSFIESILREHDLKTGLYTSPHLIHPNERIRINGEPISESILEENIDIIIEATKKYLPNASFFEISTATALLIFLKQNVDFLVCEVGLGGKYDSTNAIAPIASAITNVSLEHIDYLGDTFYKIAYDKSHVSRRNKPFIIGEINSEARQGLYEACNIIGSNIIESGSNLNQKYENILNYFKESKDTTVFNFPKMNIKNLRLSLSIINELENTDNIKYKFLEDKISKAISKTYWPGRFDIRMINNRKVIFDASHNPDGFDYFTKQYLQSQFKDDKCVLVFASLNDKNWKKSLEIMPKISKNIIFTQIPSERSESIDHFSQYIENSKLENYKFALSPQGDITCQYFYNLDSALENAMNQFAELPLVITGSIAFIGTVMQRFGLSIFRGNE, encoded by the coding sequence ATGAAATATAAACTCCCTCTCGAAAGAAAATTAGAAGTTAAATCCTCTTTGGAACCTTTTTTTCAAAAAGTTCGCGGTCCAATTGTTCCTGGCGCTTTCCGCATGCAAAAATTGCTAACGGATTGGTTAACTAAGGGTATACTCAATATTCCTTCAATTTTGGTTACTGGTAGCAATGGTAAAGGAACGACTTGTTCTTTTATAGAGTCAATTCTTAGAGAACATGATTTGAAAACCGGCTTATATACCTCACCACACCTTATACATCCTAATGAACGGATACGTATAAATGGTGAGCCCATTTCTGAATCTATTCTCGAAGAAAATATTGATATTATAATAGAAGCTACAAAAAAATACCTGCCAAATGCAAGTTTTTTTGAAATCTCTACTGCGACAGCTCTGCTCATATTTTTAAAACAAAATGTTGATTTTCTTGTTTGTGAAGTTGGGCTTGGCGGCAAATATGATAGCACGAATGCAATTGCTCCAATTGCAAGTGCTATCACTAATGTAAGTCTTGAGCATATCGATTATTTAGGAGATACTTTCTATAAAATCGCATATGACAAATCTCATGTTTCACGAAGAAATAAGCCCTTTATTATTGGAGAAATAAATTCAGAAGCCAGACAAGGCCTGTATGAAGCCTGCAATATTATTGGATCAAATATTATTGAATCTGGTTCCAATTTAAATCAAAAATATGAAAATATTCTTAATTATTTTAAAGAATCTAAAGACACTACAGTCTTTAATTTTCCAAAAATGAATATTAAAAATTTGCGTTTATCACTATCAATTATAAATGAATTAGAGAATACTGATAATATAAAATACAAATTTTTAGAAGATAAAATAAGCAAGGCTATTTCTAAAACATATTGGCCAGGGCGTTTTGATATTCGCATGATTAACAATCGTAAAGTCATATTTGATGCATCACACAATCCAGATGGATTTGATTATTTTACAAAGCAATATCTGCAATCTCAATTTAAAGATGATAAATGCGTCCTTGTTTTTGCTAGCTTAAATGATAAAAACTGGAAAAAGTCTTTAGAAATTATGCCAAAAATATCGAAAAATATTATTTTCACTCAAATCCCTTCAGAAAGATCTGAATCTATAGACCATTTTTCTCAGTATATTGAAAATTCAAAGTTGGAAAACTATAAATTTGCGCTTTCTCCTCAGGGAGATATAACATGTCAGTACTTTTATAATTTGGATTCTGCTTTAGAAAATGCCATGAATCAATTTGCAGAACTCCCGCTTGTAATTACAGGTTCAATTGCTTTTATTGGAACAGTCATGCAACGATTTGGATTATCCATTTTTAGAGGAAATGAGTGA
- the accD gene encoding acetyl-CoA carboxylase, carboxyltransferase subunit beta, translated as MGWLSREPAKLQDISEKKSFPSGVWHKCPSCSEIVLVSDLEENHLVCPSCSYHHRFPGEQRIELLIDNNTFFEWDHTLCSTNPLEFDDGRSYEERLKNMAKKTKRYDAVITGAGLLNGKAVALGVLDFFWMGGSMGSVVGERIMRMFTRARKLGLPVIMVSSSGGARMHEGLISLMQMAKTSTAIGLHKDAGLPYISVLCDPTTGGVAASYAMLGDVHFAEPRATIGFAGRRVIESIIRQKLPDDFQTAEFCFEHGVVDKIVKRSEMKEIISRTLNILCTPEQKKRK; from the coding sequence ATGGGATGGCTATCGCGGGAACCCGCAAAACTTCAAGATATATCTGAAAAAAAATCTTTTCCATCCGGAGTATGGCATAAATGCCCTTCTTGCTCTGAAATTGTTCTTGTGTCAGATTTGGAAGAAAATCATCTTGTCTGTCCATCTTGCAGTTATCACCACAGATTCCCTGGGGAACAAAGAATTGAACTGCTTATAGATAATAATACATTTTTTGAATGGGATCACACTTTGTGTAGCACAAATCCCCTTGAATTTGATGACGGTCGCTCTTATGAAGAGCGTCTAAAAAATATGGCTAAAAAAACTAAACGTTATGATGCTGTCATCACCGGAGCTGGACTGCTAAATGGCAAAGCCGTAGCTCTTGGTGTTTTAGATTTCTTTTGGATGGGTGGAAGCATGGGCTCCGTTGTCGGCGAAAGAATCATGCGGATGTTTACGCGCGCACGCAAGCTCGGTTTGCCTGTCATTATGGTGAGCAGCAGCGGCGGGGCTCGCATGCATGAAGGACTTATTTCACTTATGCAAATGGCTAAAACTTCGACTGCAATTGGTCTCCACAAAGATGCAGGGCTCCCCTATATCAGTGTACTGTGCGACCCTACAACAGGAGGAGTTGCTGCAAGTTATGCTATGCTTGGAGATGTTCACTTTGCCGAACCTAGAGCAACGATCGGCTTTGCTGGTAGACGAGTTATAGAAAGCATTATTCGCCAGAAACTACCAGATGATTTTCAAACTGCTGAGTTTTGTTTTGAACATGGGGTAGTCGATAAAATCGTAAAAAGATCCGAAATGAAAGAAATCATTTCTCGAACTTTAAATATTTTATGCACTCCTGAGCAAAAAAAAAGAAAGTAA